From the genome of Arvicola amphibius chromosome 9, mArvAmp1.2, whole genome shotgun sequence:
ACCCTGAGAGTAGGTGCCACACCTATCTTAAAGTGGGTGGTGgcagctcacgcctttaatcccagtgcacaGTACTTGAACttggagagccacctgcctctgcctcccaagtccagCCTGAACTAGATAAAGCAGCCTGAAAAGGAATCTGCTCCAAGCCACACCTAATAACATTTGCCAACCCTCACCTCTGCAGAAGGGTGGGGCCTCTTCATTAGGCAGCATCAGATGGCACTACCTGGTACCCACATGGAAAGACCCAGGCAGGCCAAGGAGGTCTGTCACAAAATAGTACTTATTACACAAGTGTCTCAGTGCCATTGGAGAAAAGGACAGCAGGGCTTGGCAGTCATTTGCCAAGACATGGGGCATCACAAACCCCATGATACTTGTCCCAGCTGAGGTGGCAGCAACACCAGGCTTCTTAAAAAGTAGCCCTAGGACAGTAATCTCACAGCCTCCATTTCCTAGGCAAGGAGTTGGTTTGGCTCATTGTGGGGGCTactccttccaaatgctgggggAGGATGGTTGTAGCCTGGTGCTGCCACTGACACCGGTGTGAGTGGCTCTACCTCTACTCCAGAGCACCAAGCTCAGCAGACGCAGTCTGCTCTCATAAATGCCAAAGTCCTACAGCTGTCAAGCTTGGGAATACTGTCCCAGGTAGTCAATTTGGTGACCTTGGATCCTGTCAGCTATTGAAAGAGAGGAGGGTTACTGCTGCtgtcattatttattaaattttcttctgTCACTGAAAACCAGAAGTTCACAGAAAAGATAGGACGGGCCTAGCTCATCCTATTGTATCCTAGTAGTACAATAACCTGCCTCATATggaagaggccctgggttccatcctcagcactgaagAAATAAACCAGTCCTTGTGCTGGGgaagttggtagagtgcttgcctggtgtgcacACAGCCCTGGCTCCATCCTACCACATAAACAacgtgggggtgcacacctggaatcacagcactcaagaggtagaggctggaggatgaGAAACTGAAGGCTACTCTGCTGAACAGCAAGTGAGAAGCCAGCCTGGATACATGAgactcaggaaaacaaaagcaatccaATTCAGAGGGCTTCAGGGGTGGCTCCAGAAGGCAGAGAACCAGAGCTCAGGAAGACAAGTGGGTGGCACTGGGGGTTCCATCCAGCCTAGCTCTGGGCAGCACTCCACTTTCTCAGGTCTGGGCAGGGTCTTCAGGCTGGGCAGTCACTGTTAAGCTCCAGGTTTAATTGCTGGtccaccaggagagaagacccagGCCTGGCTCACTGATAGATCCCTGTCAGAGAAAACAGGCACACTTGTCACCGCTCAGCTGGACTACCCAGGACAGGAGGCCCAGTGGCCCACCCTATAGCATCCGGCAGGCCCAGCACAGGCAAAAAGGAAGGTTGGGAGTCCTTCAGTCAGAAGGCTGTGGAGAGACTGGGAACCACAGTGCCACTCCTGCCCCAGCTCTCCACGTTCTTAGGAGAAAGCTAGCTTATTAGCCCCGTGGCCTCAAGTGAGATCAGGTAATCCTTCCTCAGTCCTAGACCTGTCTTTCTGAGCCCCCCAAAGTCACACCGAGGGAGGAACCCGAGACTCCCTTTTCCCTGGAACCCTGCTCTAGTCTCCACTttaacctctccagcccctccgtggttttctttccttcccttaaaAGATCCCCATGACATAATCCAGTCTGAGCTGTCCCTCTGGGGGCATAGGACATACTCCCATCTAGCCTGCCCAACCCACAGCAACACTGTCACCTCAGCCCCAGTCCCCAAAAGCAGGCTAAGAAGTGACAGGTGACACTCATAAGACCTCTGACCTGCTAAGGAGGGGGTTCTAGAAATGGAACTCCAAGAAAGCAGCCTCCTTGCCAggtttggtggtgcacatctctaatcccagcacttgagaggcaggcaggtctgagtgtgaggccagcctggtctacaagagctagttccagacatacacagagaaaccctgtctcaacccccccccccaaaaaaaagaaagaaagcaacccCCCATCAGCTTACCACAAGCATGTACGGCGCTTCCTTCTTTGGCAACTCCTCGCTGGAAGAGGCCGCCTCAGCTGAGCTGGGTCCTGAGGGGGACGTGTCCACAAAGCTCTCATCCACTACCCTGAAGCGGATCTCCTCACCAGTGTCCATGTAGAGGTCATGAGCTCCTTCCTCGGTCTCATACTCCCACACCCAGACTTGTTCTGTCTCATCACTGGAGACCAAGGTCAAGGCCACAACCATGCTATGCAAGTTCAGAAGGCAGAGGGTCCTCGGAAGTACTTACCCAAGTTAAAGCCAACTCTAGGTTGAGACTATTTTGGCTGGGAATCCCAGTGAAAGCTGCTTCTGTTCCTTGGAGAGGAGCTAGTTTGTGCCAGGACCCAAAGTGAGAACTATATTCCCAAGTCTGGAGATGAGAATGACCCAGAGCCCCACACGCCTCATTCAAGCCTTATCTAGTTTGACAGGAAGGTCATGGCTCCCCTGGTCTCCAGAAAATGAGGTAGGTTTAAATGGTACCTGCCTGAGGAAAACCAGGCTAGGCCAGATTTGCTGACAATTCAGTCTCTACCCCTGCCCTGCAGAGGCCTGGGAGTGAGCAGAGGCTGATCTGTGCTTCCCCACAGCCTACGGAGCCACACTGCCCTCTAGTGGCACACTGCATCCTCCATGTCAGGCGACTGCTGGGAGCTCTGAATACAGTTGTGACAAGCCACCTGAGACTCTCTCCCACTGACTGTCCCATTAAAAACAGCATAGATGTAGGAAGAGGACAGGGGCTCTGCACTCCAGCTCCTAGGGGAAGGATCTCTGAAATGACTCCTGCAGGTCAGAGTGGAGCAGGGGACCTGGTGCTTCACACCAACAGTGGCAGATCACAGAGTCCTCTGATCACCACAGGAGCGGGGATGTCAGCTGCCCCACACTAACCTTGAGAGGATACAATTTGGCAGGCTGCTGCAGTGACTCGGGGGGGATGAGAATGTCATCGAAGAACCCTAAAGAGACTGGAAGAGATGAAATGATGGCGCGGGGTGAGGATGTCAAAGGGACAACAGAGGAGATGGCTGGACACTGCAAGTCCCTTTCCCAGTGCAGCCCAGGTGTCCCCAGGGCAATCTGTCCCCTCCTTCCTCAAAGCCCCACATCTGTAACTATACTACCAACAAGTGTTCAGCAGCCCTGGCAAAGCTCCAAGGATCTAGTTCTCCACCCTGAGTGCTCACTGAGACCCATACGGACTGTGCGCCCGTCACCTCCGCCTGCTCAGTAGCCACCCTAAGACCCTAAGCTGTAGCCTTAGGGTGAAACCTGACAGTTGGATGAGGGGAAGGGCACCCTCGCTCGGTCCGCAGACATGCCCACCCCGCTGTGCCCCACCCCAGCAGTCACTCTTCCTTACCGTGCACACCCTCTGGGCTGCAGCCTTTGATCTTTCCAATGAGGATTTCGTCCAGGAACGGGTGGAACACCACGTATCGGAAATGGACTGGAAAAGAAGGAACACTGTTGTCAGTGACACCAGACCCTCCATGGTGGCCTTGGAGCCTGGGGCTGATCATGCTCGCCCATGTCCACCTCTCTGCCAGCACACTTACCCAATGGTCCACGCCAAGTCCTCCTGCAGGTCTAGACCTGTCTGCTAAGCCAGAGAGCtgaccctccctctcttctgcaagGTCACAGCTTGGTCTCCAAAGGGACCAGCAGCTCTTGCTGCCCTGGACTAAGGCTGGTTTCCAAATCCATCTCAAGTCACACCTGAACCTTGCTTGATTCTGGACCACTAGTGACTCCAAAGTCAATTCCAAACTCCCCGTCCCCCAACCAAGCTCACCTTCAGCACAGAGACAATCTGTGATGGGGTACTAAAAACGCCAAGGCTGCCTGTGGTGAGAGACACACCTGGGGAAAGTCTTCAGGGGTCCTCAGGCCTTGTCCTGTGTGCTCCCCACTCACCTGAATCCAAGGGAAAGGCTGGCCTAAGGTGTACCCATATCAGGATGACTGCTGGCCTCAGCAGAAGCCACAGCTCTCAAACAGGAAGATGCTCTCTGCCATTAGCCAACTGCAACTATGAACTGCCTGGGTCAGCCACATTTCCAGCACACGAGGAAGAGGCAGCTCAGAGAGGCTGGGTGTGCCACTCTGACTACACAGCTCCCCTGCCTATTCGGCCACGGGAAGCCTCTaggtcagtgcttctcaaccttcctaatactgcaacctTTTCATACACAGACCccaagtataaaattatttttgctgctacttcctGACTGTAATTCTACAACTTATGAATTGTAATTAATGTACAGGATATCTGCTATGcaacccaaaggggtcacgacccacaggttaaCAGCCACCCTAGATGTCTCTCCCCGGATGAGGTCACCAGGTTGAATGTGCCTTCCTCAGACAGACTCACTCCTAGCACAGACTTCTTCCACAAGGGCTCCTTCAGTGGCCTACCTTGCCCAGCTCTGTCCACCTGCCTTCCTGCACACTACCCTGTGAGGTGACAAGCATCCTAAAGGTGACTGAACCTTCTACTAACTTTCCAGAATgcagccaggagcagacatggGCCGCTTACCCACAAGACGAAAACACATTGCCCTCCACAGCACCCAGCATTCAGCTCAAAGCCTCCACCAGGTTAGTTTGGCACAGGCTACGAGGACAGGACAGCATGTAAACCAGGGCCCAGGGCCTAAGTGGTGAGCGGCCCATGTTCACTGACTAATAAACAGAAGCTCGGTGTACACACAGTCCAGTAATCGACCTCGAAAAGGAAagctgaagctgggcatggtggcacacacctttaaccccagcaccctggaagcagatctctgttgagtttgaggctagcctggtctacatgagttgttacaggacagccagggctacacagagagaccccgtCTTAAAAGACAACAACCAAGGGCTAGAAGATGTGGCCCAGTGGTGGAACACTCAAtgacatgaggccctgggtttccaCCCCAGGACTGCACTCCATTCCCACCCCAGCAGGGGGTCGCAGGGGGAGGGCAGAACCATTTGAATCATTTGCTCTTAGCAGGCATGAGCAGAAGTATTCTAGGATACTACTCTACATCCTTGGAACGTGTACTCCACACTCTTGTGAGTTTCTGGGAAAAGAACAAATTCCTGAATCCACTCATACGAGGCACTGAAGCGGCCACGACTCCAAAGAAGGGCCAGCAAAATAGTTCAgtggatgggactggagagatggctcagcggttaagagcattgcctgctcttccaaaggtcctgagttcaattcccagcaaccacgtggtggctcacaaccatctgtaatgaggcctgcaggaagaatactgtatacataatgaacaaataaataaatatttaaaaaaaaatagttcagtgGAAAAAGAGGCTTGTGACCAAGTCTGACCACCGGAGTTTGATCACCAGGACCCAAATGGTGAAAGAAGAAAGACTCTAACAAGCTGACCTTCTGAGGTGGAAGTGGGGCATGGCCCGATGCTCTTGCATTGCTCATGGCCCTAAAGAGCTTCCCACTGTGTGACAGGTACATGTAGCTGCCATCCCAGGCCCCCATCCCAGGAGCCAGAGCCAGAAGCACAGGTCTGTGGGACGTACTTACTCCAAGGGTCAAACTTTACTCCATCTCCCACAGTGAAACAAGAGACTCAGGGTGAGCAGGGTCTAGGGGACAATACAAACCAATACTGGAGACCAAGTGTCAGATATAACCAAGGGAAAACAGGCAGCATTTCCTTAAAGCTGATTTGTTTCTGGTATTCCTCAAGTTATTAGCACTTGTCTCTTGAACAACAGGCTCTTGTCCAAGAACAGAGCCTGCCCAGCTCAGCAGTATTCCCTGAGAACAGAGGCCTTGCCCTTGTCCAAGCGCAGAGCCAAGCTCAGCTTGGCACTCCTCTCTGAGAACAGGACTACTCATAGCTGTTTCCACGCTCTGGGCTTGCTCATGAAAATTCCTAGTCCAAACAAAGACAGTCTGCTTGCTGGGGTTCTCTGCAGAGCTCAACGCCTATCAATTAACAAGTCTCGGGATGCCAGCACAGACCCCGAGCTGCCTGTGCACACTCCAGAACACTCGACCACCCGTCCCTGGGCTGAGAGGCTGACCAACATAGACAAAGATAAGGTTCCCCACTGTGCCTTGTGTGTCTGTCCTGTCACAGGGTTCTTTGCCTCTGCCGCATTTCCAGGCTGACACTGCAAGCCCTGGGCAAGCTGATGATACACATTCTACCCAGGGCCTGCAGACAGGGTGCAGAGTTCCTCCAGGCCGTCCTTCTGTTGGCCCAATGCAAGCAGGACTAGGAGTCCCTACATCCTCCAGGGAAGACACCTAAGCTGACCAGAccctcccaccacctccccagGTCCCGCCCACCACTCTTTCACCCCCAGATGCACATCCCTTTCGGTTTTACTACACTTTCCCTCACACAAGGGGAAAAGTCTGTCTCTCCGTTCCTCAGTCTTAGCCACGTGAAGCTTTTGCTCAGTGGCCTCCAGGCAAGGCTGAAGACATCCTTAGGCACTGAACTTGAGACCTCTGAAACCACCACACCAGATACCCCAGCCCTGGCCAAGACCTGCCCAGAACAGCACACCCAAGTAACTCCCAGAACCAACAGAAACAAGTAATGCCACGCTTCCTCAGTGCCCAGGCCCCATCTTGAGCTCTACTATAGTAATGTCTTAGTCCTCCTGGCAGTCCTAAAGTATAGAAGCTACTATCGCTGTTAGCCCAGGCCTGCCTGCAACTCCTGATCCTATTGCTTCCACCTCCCACGtgttgggactacaggcatgtatcaccatccCTGCTCAGaggacggacacacacacggggggacacacacagggggacacacacacacacacaccgtgtggagatcagaggaaaactatgagcagtcagttctctccttccaccttctagtgagttctgggtatcaaactctagatttgtacagcaagcacttttacccctGAGGCACTCACTGACCCCGGAGTTTTAACTGCTGTGGCCCACCTGCCCCTCCAGGTCCCCAGACCTCACTAGGCCACTCCACCCTCACCTCCTGCTCTCCGCTCAGGGTCCTTGCCTAGCAGACCTTCTCATCACACCCATGAAGCAATGAGTGGCCTGAGGGCTGGACAAGGGTCAGGGGGCACTGGATGGAACCCAAGAGACCCGAAGGCTGAACCACAATCTCAGTCTCAAAACCATAGCAGCCTTGAGATTCTCCCCATCTACACTGCTGGCTTACAGGaatggaaactgaggcccagaggggaCAAGAGTACCCATGGTCACTGAAGTAAATTCTGAGCAGAATTAGGCTGAGGCCCAGGTTTCCTGCCACCCCAAGAGGCATGGCAGCTTGATCTTTTACTACAGAAAAATGAGCCCCAAGAAATATGGCACCCTGGGAAGAAAAGACACCCACCTTTGGTGTGTGAGGCTCCGTCCCCTGGGAATACATAGGCATCTTCCAGCTTGGTGATATCAAACAGACAGATGCAGAGTCCCACGTTGTACACGACCtgtgtacacacgtgcatacacagtGACCCCGGGGTCCAGCATCTCCAAAACCCTCCTCCTCATAGTAAGCTTCGAGTTCCCCTTGTTCTAGAGATGTAAGCTAAGACTCGGCAGGAGGTGACTGGTAGGAACCTCAGGACGCAGAACTCTGGAAAGAGCAGGGCCTGAACGACCAGCCAGGACATCAAGGACACTGCTTtgcctttctgagcctcagttttcccatgtTCAAAATGAGACACCAGACTGGGCATCGTGgctcatgccttcaatcccagcactcaggaggtggaggcaggcagtctgaggccagtctggtctacagagcgagtttgaggatagccagggctagagagaaaccctatctcaaaccgACATGCCACCCCCAAAGAAAAGAGACACCAGCTGAAGCGTTGTTAAGTGAGTAGGATGGACATGAAGTTTCCTGGTGGTTCAGAGACCACAAATGACCAAATTGACTGTCACCACTGTGAGGACTGACAGTGGGAAGCCTTGCTTGCTTAAGTCTCTATTTTCCAATACCTTAAAGTCTATGTTCCAAATCACAGACAATAAATATGAGAACCTGCCACACTCATGCCACACTCATGCCACACTCAGgccacctcacacacacagagacgagGCTCTCACAGGGTATGTGGTCAGCCCTTCAAGAGAGAGCCCCACACCCCCAAGCCTACACTCTGGTATTCTTGGCTCGGTGTCTGCACATCCGCCACCCTCTAAATCACACCCCTCACCAGACCTGCTCAGAGAGGCAGCAGAGCACTTGAGAGCTGGGGCAGAGCTCCCGGTGAGCTCTTCTGTGGGGCACCTCTCACACGAGTCAGTGACCTGGCCTCAGCCAGGCACGGtgacttgagaggtggaggcagagccaTCCTGGTCACATAGTGACTGTGAAGTCAGTTCAGTTcccatgagaccctgcctcagaaataaATGGGGAGGTGGAATTGGCAAAAGGGCCCAGCAgtcaaggtgcttgccaccaagccagacAACTTAAGCTGCATCCCAGGACTGCAGGAGACTCACCCTCTCCTCACGGCTGTGATATGTACacccacatgcaaaataaatacatggaatttaagaaaaataatgaagactaCACTTtcagagacttcttttttttttagttcttcaagacagggtttctgtgtaacagccccagctatcctagaactcactctgtagaccaggctggcctcaaactcacaaagatcctcctgcctcccaagtgctgggattaaaggcgtgagccatcaGGGATCATCTCTAGTCTGTTACTGGAGAGGTTTCTCTGACTGTGTGGGGCACCCGCAACCACCAGGACAAGATGTGGTTTCCTCCTGAGGGTGAAGCAGCTCTGGTGCTGCTTTTCTGCAGCTGCCTCCCGCAGCTGATGATCTGCTCTCTCcctgaagagggagagagagggagggcagtcTGCGTGgatttcagggggaaaaaaattaacaaaagaagcCCTGGATGTGGTGGCTGTAGgggtttggataagaatggcctCCCCAGGTCCATAGATTTGAATGCTGAGGCatcagggagaggcactatttcaaaaggattagaaggatcaggaggtgtggccttgctggaggaagtgtgccactggggtgggctttgagactgCTGTTCTCTTGGTCTGTGGATCTAGAGGGAGCACTCAGCTgatgctccagcaccatgtatgcCCCAccttgataatggactaaacctcccgGAAGCTGCCTCGGTCATGGCGTCTCTCCATGGCAACTCAACTGTGACTGAGAcaagggcacacacctttaataccagcacctgcgccgcagaggcaggcaggcaggcctctcTGACTGCAAggccaaaccaaaataaatcagaGTCCGTGAATTCGCTCCCCCAGCGGCCAGGCCTCAGGTTTGTATGTGTGCCTCCTCCCCAACCTCAGTCTCCGTAAGGGAGAAATCCAGCCAATCTTGCTCTTTCTGCCCCCACCTCTGCAAATACCGCCTCCTACTGGCCTAAAGAACACTACCTGAACTACAGAGCCCTCCAGGGCAGTGGCCGGGCTTCCGTCTGCATCCCTACACCTCCCTCACTGTTGCAGCCACGCCAGCTCCCTCGGTGCCCTGTGAGACGCCACCAACCCCTCCTTCCTCAGGGCCTCTGCGCATGCTCATGACTCTGCCTGCACAGCTCTTCCCACCCAGCCTGCTCCAACCCTCACAACTTGGCTTCTCCTTGCCAGCTGATCTCAACCCAAGGGCTATTTCCTCAAAAAAGCCACCAATCTCTTTTATCCTGAGTGATTCTCCTTTGTTCCCCAGGTGTGTGAATGCCTGCCCTTCGTGGTCTCaactgtgagaccctgtcagtaaagtcttttcttcccctctctacACCACAGGGCCAGAGCCTCTGTCTCTCCCGCCAGGCTAAGTGTTGGAGATAGTTAAAGGAATAAGTCAGAGAAGACCCCTGTATCTATGGAAAGGGAAACACAGTAACCAAATAAATCTCAGAGTCCAGTGAGAAGGCTCCGACCTCCAAACCTGacagctgagttcaatcccagggacccacacggtggaaggatccacaaactgtcctctgaccttctgtgtgctgtggcacacacaggtatacacaaagataaagaaatgtaaaatctggctgggtggtggtggagcacacctttaatcccagcacttgggaggcagaggcaggcggatctctgtgggttccaggccagcctggtctacaagagcgagttccaggacaaatccaaagcctacacagag
Proteins encoded in this window:
- the Polr3h gene encoding DNA-directed RNA polymerase III subunit RPC8, coding for MFVLVEMVDTVRIPPWQFERKLNDSIAEELNKKLANKVVYNVGLCICLFDITKLEDAYVFPGDGASHTKVHFRYVVFHPFLDEILIGKIKGCSPEGVHVSLGFFDDILIPPESLQQPAKFDETEQVWVWEYETEEGAHDLYMDTGEEIRFRVVDESFVDTSPSGPSSAEAASSSEELPKKEAPYMLVGSISEPGLGLLSWWTSN